The segment AAGACGCATTTGTCCAAGCCAAAGCGCAGGCACTCGATTTAGTGATTGTAGATCTATCCTTGCCAGAAACTACTGAAACAACGGCTCACGTAGAGCATGGATTGGGATTGCTAAAACACCTGATGCAAACCTATCCAACCCTAAACTTAATGGTGCAAAGTAGTAATGTAAAAGCCTTGATCCGCCTCATGCCAGACATGGATGCTCATCAAGGCGGATTGACGATTGCAGACAAAAGCCTCAGCATCGATGCCACGCTAATGCGGATGGAGTGGGCAATGCAGGGTTTGACGCATACAAAAGATTTACAAACGGATCTAGAAGTCAAACCAGAGTGGTTAGAAGTGCTGCGACTAGCGTTTGAAGAAGGATTGCAGGACAAAGCAATCGCGCAGACCATGCACAAATCAGAACGGATGATCCGTCACTATTGGTCGAAAATTCAAGACGCGTTAGCGATCTATCCAGAAGAAGGTAAAAATGTACGAGCGCTCACGCAAATTCGTGCGCGTGAAACTGGGTTACTGGATTAAGTGCTATGTCTATCCTGCTCGATTCCCAAAATGCTCTGAAACGACGAGTCATGCTAGCAGTTTTAAGCTTGAATATGTTCGGCGCAATCATTGCTACGATCCTGCATCGTCTAGAACCGCACCCCTCGCCGCTCAATTTAATTGCACCTCCGTTGCTCGTGATATGCTCGCTGGCGCTGCTGATTCGTCTCTACATAGTGCCGCAGAGCTTGCAGCAGGTGATGCACGTTGGCTTTTTTTTAGCCGTGCTCTTGATGATCATCCCCAGTTGGTTTTTTACGCTGCAAGCGTTCCTTTCGCCGGAGATGCCTTTAGTGGGCAGTTTGCCGCCGTTAATTTCTGGGTTGTTCCTGATTCTGATGTTGATGATGATTATGCTGCGTCCTCGCCGTTTAATTGGGGTGGCGATCCTAACTTGGGGTGCGATCGCACTGCCGATTCTGACGTACTTTATCTTTCATCCAGTTGAATTGACGACGTTGCGGGGACTGGATTTAGCGATCGCACTCGGACCTGCGATGGGCGTTCAAATTGTGCTGATTTTGTTTTTTAATCGGTTGCAGGATTTAGTCGATCGTTTGTATCGGGAACGGCTTCAGTATTACGAACAGATTATTGAACGACAAAGCATTCGGCAACGCGCAATGGAACATGCAGTGACGCAAATTCATAATGGTCCGCTGCAAACCTTGGCATTGTTAATGCGGGATGTACAAAAAGGGCGATCGACGGATTTGCTTCAGCGATTAGATGCGTTGAATGCTGAAATTCGTGCGGTTGGGCATAGTCTCACCGACCCATCTGAGGTTGAGACAACGGAACACATACTACGTCTTGGAGAAGGGACTCAGATTGACCTGAATCATCCACTCCATCACCTTTTTCATGAAGTGTATGCGGTTACGCTAAAGCGCCAACTGCCCCACTTCAAAACCATTCAAGTGAAGGTGCGGAATTTTGCGCCGTTGGAGTCATCCATACTGACGCTAGACCTCAAACGAGACTTGTGTTTATGGTTGGAGGAAGCCTTGTGCAATGTTGGAAAACATGCTCAGGGAGTGACTCGGCTTACTGTGACTGGACAACAGTGTGAAGATCATTATGTCCTGCAAGTACAAGACAACGGTGTCGGGTTAGATCCAGCATTGAACCCTCCAGAAGCAAAGTCCTGTACTTTACTAGCACAACGGTTAGCAGGAACGTTTCAACGCACAACGTTACCTAAGGGCGGCGTTCTCTGCAAGCTCTCTTGGGCTTGCCGTCCAAGCTGAATCCAGCGATCGTGTTCCGGCAAGCGCGAATCTGCCGTCGCAAGGCAACGTTGCCATTCTAGTTTGGCATCGGATAGATGCTTTTGATTAGACAAGACTTGAGCCATTAAACAGTGGGCATCTGCTGCTTCGGCGTTAATTGCGATCGCGCTTTGCAATTCAGTTTTAGCCTCAGTTAGCCAATTCTGCTGAAACCTTGCCCAGCCTAAGTTTTTGTGTAAGGCATACTTCACATCAGCATCTTGAACTTGATCGATCGAATTGACCAAGAGTGAAACTGCCTTGTCGGGTTGATTTTTGATGAGATAGAGTCGTGCAAGTTGATTGACCGCAGGTTCAGATCCACTCCGAACAGCAATTTGATAAGCGGCTTGTGCTTCCTCGGAATTTTGGAGTGCCTCATGCAGTGTGCCTAAATAGTAATGAACTTGTGAGTGAGTTGGATCAAGTTTCAAGGCACGTTGATAGTAAGTCTGCGCGAGGACTAGATGTTTCTCTTGCTGAGCTTTGATAGCTTGTTTGAGATAGCCCGCTGCAATATTAGGGAGCAACGATCGTGTTCCAAATAATCCAAGCAATAGCGCTAGGGCCAGGAGGAATTTGACTTCCTGAAGATGATAAGTCGGAATGTGAAAGCGACGAAGTGTGTTTTCAATTCCCGCCTCTCCCGATTTTGTAAACGTTCCACTGGCAGTTAGAAGCGCTAGTAAACTTTGACTGACCACATCAACGCGCCAAAGGTATCAATACCACCGGAGAGGAAACGCCCACTCAGATCGAGAAGTAATGCTCCAGAGGTTGCCATCATCGGTACACAGAGCGCACTCCACAACCAGTCGTAGCGATCGCGCCAATCTCCTGCTGGCTCAAACCACCACCACCAAGCATCCTCAGTCGGCTTTACAGTAGTTCGGCAGTTCGGTAAGTTAAGAAATTGAGCAATTCGGGTTCCTTGTTGTTGTAATCGCTGATCGAGATGAAGGAGTTTCTGAAGATTAGCCGCATCATAGTCCTTCCGTAAGCACTCGATGCGATCGCGGACAAGCAACAAATCGAAAAGCTGCTCCTCCAGAACTGGATCGACCGCCGTTTCTAAATCGATCAACTTCATTGCATACTGTTCCAAGAGCGCTAAAGACACACTGATTTACCCTAAATAGAATGGATCGATAGTCGTTGAACTGAGAAAATAAACCTCCGGTTCGTCCAACAGTGCATAAAGCACGTCTGGCGTTGCCATGAGCGCGATCGCGTTGGCGCTTGGAATCCACTTCAATTGAATCGGTGGACGATGAAGTCGCTGGAGGATCGGTTCACGATTGCCTGAAACAAGGGCGATCGCAGCAATCAAGTCCTCTAAATTTGCAGCATCAAGCTGTCGCAGCAATCTTGGATCAACTCGATGAGGGATCTCTGAAATGGGGAATGGAGCGAGATCGCATTCCTTACCATTCAACAAATACTCCACGGCTGCGATCGGATTGATTAATCCATGACCGACTCGCTGCGGGGGCAGGTGAGGCAGGGGCGTACAGCTTTTGAGCAAGGCTTGTTCTACCTCCTCAACTGTTGCCGTCGGTTTAGCTTGGAAGAGTAACGCTGCAACTCCAGCCACGATCGCTGCCGCCATCGACGTTCCAGTTTGGCTCGCAAAATTGCCATCCGGTTGAGCAGATAGCAAATGAACGCCGGGTGCAACGATCGCAACCCCACTTCCTGAAAAGCCTGGAACTTGGTCTTGATCATTGATCGCGCCGACCGCAAGCACCCCTGGATAATTGGCGGGAGAACAAGCAATTCGTCGGCCCTGATTGCCAATCGGACAAACCGTAAGCACCCCTTGCTGACGTAATCGAGCTAAAACAATCTCAAACAAGGGATTATAGCCCGGTACGCCCAACGACAGACAGAGCACTCGGATTTGCTGATCCAAAAGCCAATCCAGTCCTGCTAGCACTCTAACCAGGGGATGTCCGCCTTCAATCACCATGCCAGAGCAGAGTTTTGCTTGGGGAGCAATGCCGCTCACGTTTCCGTGTGCCGAAGGCATCGCTTCCCCACAGAGCAATCCAGCGGTATGGGTTCCATGATTGCCAGAATCCCAAGGTTGAGCATTTGGAACTCGATCGCCCCACGGATCAAATTGGGCAAAGGTGGCAATGCGATCGCATAGCATTGGATGCTTCGAGTCCACTCCTGTATCCAAATGCCCAATTCGCACTCCAGCCCCAGTCAATCCCCGTTGCCAACAGGTTTCGATCTGAAGTCGGTCTAATGCCCAGTTGAGTTGGGACGATCCTTCGGAGCTTCGCAAAGCGAATCGCGTTTCACTCATCCACTTACCCATCCGCTAAATCTACAATTCCTACTACCAGGGCATACCCATAGCAAACCCCATCTAAAGCCGCCAAGACGAGAGGCAATTGGGGAGCTTTGTCTGACAGAATGGGGAGACGCAGAAATGATAGGGTTTGCGGAATCGTCGTCGTCACGTTCGCTGCGTCTTTGGCAGGTGATGCCTGTGAGCGCTCAACATACACACTCGATAGTGCCATATCGATCGCACCCAAGATTGAACTCAGAACCATCGTTCCTGCATTCATCCGCCTCAAGCGTTCAAATGGAATGGGCTGAGTTTTATCTTTGTGCGTCATCTTCAAGTATTTATGAATGCAGACCAAGCTGAAGAGTTCTAGACACAACATTGAACCTCGGAAAATATAGAGATAGATTGACCATCGGTCTGCATCAGAAAGCTCTCCCTCTTTTTTATTCAGGGTATCAGCAATGAAGATAGAGGCGACCACGCTAGTAAGACTCAGAACAACCGTGAATTTCTCAAGGAGCGTCATGAATTTAGGAGTCACTTGTCCTTCTTTCCGCTCAGGTTGCGAGTCCAAAATTACATCACAGAGACCTCTGACTGAATCGACAATCAAGGCAGTGAGGCTCCAGTTGGCGCTCTCATCTAGTGCGAGTGCGAGTTTGGGTTCATTGTGAAAGGGGGTACGACCCCAGATCAATTTGGAGGTGACAGTGACCGGAATCGCTAAGAGCAAGGTCGCGAGATTTAACATCGTTAGGGGTTGACCTCCGCTAATCTGGCGGAACAATGCTTTCACAAAGGGGATGTTGACTTCGACCTGCATGAATTGCAGCAACTGCGACAGGATGCTAGGAATCACCACGATCAGATCATTGAGCAGGCTCTGCAACAGATCCAGGAAATCATCCATCACCTGGCTGACCAAAGCAAACAAAGCACTCAAGAGTTTGTGCGGTTGACTAGGATTAGCAATGAGTTTTGCAATCGCATCTCCCAAGCTCTCGACTCCCGCCAAAAAAGTCGTTTGGATCTGCTCAAATTCTTGAAAGAACGAGTTGCCGACTTGTGCGATCGCGGGATCGGTTTTAGCATCACTGGGAAAATCTGTGCCCGCAGCACCCCCATCGGTAATTGACGTTAATTTAGCAAACAACCACTCTAAGGCTTCGGGTTGTTTATTGTCACCCTTGATCGAAGTGCTGCTCTGAGCGGATTTTCGACGTTGTTGCTCCATATCACCCTTGAGCGTTTTACGTTGATTTCCCACTAGGTCTCGGAGCGGGTCTGCGATCATCTGAGTTAACCGATCTGAACGCAATGTTACCTCGATCGCTTCTGCTAAGTAACGCTGTGTTTCTAAGATGTCATTCCAGGCAAACAAGAAGCGCAGGTACTCAATAAACTTTTCGAGAGCAACGCCAATCCGTTGAATTAGCCCTTCCGCAAAAGCTCCCACCTTTTCCGCAGTATCGATCACCCAAGTTGTGACTTGACCCGCAGTTTCAGTAATCACATGAATCACATCGTTTGCCACATCCGTTACGGTATCAGCCACATCCTTCGCCACACCCACAACGACAGAACTTGCGGTTGACACTGCTGATGACAATGCATTACCAACGCTGCTAAAAATTCCCTGCGCTAGTGTTCCACCTTGAGCAGTAGCGGTGGTCAGCAGGTTTTCAAAATCAGCCTGACTCAAGGTTGTTGTCGCGGGTAGAGTAGTGTTAGAACGGTTCGTGCCAATTCCGCCCGATCGCATCAAGTTGAGCTTCCAAGGGTTGAGAATCTTTTTAGGATTGACGGTGCGATCGACGGCATACTTATCGCTGGAATTGGAAACATATTCCACGGTCGCAAGGGTGTTTTGGATCGAAGTTTGGACGGCTGCAATCTGAGATTGATTGAATTTGCTGCGATCGACGAGAAGATTTCCAGCGTTATCTTTTGCCTCCCAGAGTCCATTGGCAGGAATTTCTGCTAGTTTACCGTGGGCATATTTATCTGGGAAAATCACAATCCGTTCAAAAGATTGCATCGTGTTGGTACGAATTTTCAAACCGGGGGTGTTGATGCCTTCGGCTTTGCTGGTGATCATCAATCGCTGCATCTGATTGGGAGACAAGCGCACCGATCGCTCTTCATTCACAACATAGACCTGATCCTCCACCATAATGCTCGTGGTATCGGTTGCCCAGACATCGACACTTGTGACCTCGATCGGAAATTGCAAAATGGTGCGATAGGACGAGAACTCTTGCAGGGTCTGATCACTGTTGAGTTTGTAATCTTGACTGAGGCAACAGGTGAAATCAATCCCAACTTGAGTAGGGGGGAGATTGCGCCAAATCCGCAGTGATGACATTGCATCATTGCCAATTTGCGATCCTAAAAGTGAGGGTGTGTCTTCCACCACATCTTCTGCTAAGTTCGCTTGTAGGACAGAAATTTTGTCAGTCAGATCTCCCAAAGACAAAATTCCCTGGGAATTTTGTGCCGTTGTGAGCCAATCTTCAACACTGTTGGCTGTTGTCGTTGATAATCCGTAGCGTGTGTCTTTATAAATGGTTGCACCTGTTTGATTGCCAAGGATGATCGAAGACACTTGATCATTTAAGCCATTGATATCTGTAAATCGAGCGACATCACTTTGGAAAATCCAGGCTTTGCCCCAGTAGCTGACGTTTTCGTAGAGCGCCACTTCTCCGGGTAGAACTTCCCCAACCTGGCTTTCGTTCTCAGCAAATTTAATCGCACGAGTGAAGATAGCACGATTTTTCGCTTGATTGGTCACTCCAAAAGCACCTGACCATAGCATTTCAAAGGTTTCCGAAGGTCCGATCGCGCTGCGGTTTGCAAAGACCTGATTTTTTCCACTCCATTGCACACTAACATAGTGGCCCGTTGACGCTTTGATTGCAACTTGGTTGTCGATCAGTTGAACTAACTCGAAAGTTTCCCAAGGTCCGATCTGCGATCGATTTGCTACAACTTCTTTCCCTCCACCGCCTTCGGCACAGAAATATTGACCATTGGGGTGTTTGAATGCCACCTTATTGCCATCAAGCCGAATCATTTGGAAGAACACCACACTTTCGGCTGCCGGATTGACAAAGAGTTTTTCGCCTTCGACATAGACAGATTGACCATTCAAGGCACGAAGACTGATGACTAGATTGCCGGATAATTTGATGGATTGAAAGCTAATCCAGCGATTGCTACCCACTTTTAGCGAAAACTTGCGACGGTTGGGGAGATCTTCTTCCACTAAGGTCAATGGTTGCCCCTGGCTAGCCGCCAAATCACTGGCAAAAGCCTCGCGTTCGCCCATAATCTTCACTTGCTGCTGATCGTTCGCTGCAGGTGCAAGGGGCTGAATCGCAAAGAGTTCGGTTGTCCCTGGATTCGGTAGGGTGGTGATCACGCCGCTCTGCGCTTGACTGAGATATTGTCCATTGGGAGCCTTGATTGCCCATTTCCCGGTGTAAGGCTTGCCTGTCGTAGACCACACTTTCAGGGATCTCGGCACACTAGTGAGACGAGTCGATTTCAAATCCGCGATCGCGCCTAAAACAGGCTGTGACGTTCCCTGAAAGTTACCCTCACTAAAGAGTGTAACGCCAGTCTCTGGACCCACTCGCAACTGAGTAAACGCGGATGTGACAGATAGAGGAGCAAGGCTAGCAATATCGCTAGTCAGCAGTCGAACTTCGCCTCTAGCCGTCCGGAGTTCAACTTCTCCCGATCGCAGGGGGATACCCGGTTCAGGAACTCGCAGGACTCGCCAAGACATAGGCTGACTGGCAAGCATTATAGAAGGCATGGGTTCGAGTTCAGCTGATGAATTGCTTACGCTTAGCCAGAATTTCCGGCTCGTATTGCTACTCCCAATTGCCTCAAAGGTAAAGCTGCCATCGGTGCCTTGCCGAACTCGCCAATGGGTTCCGCTAGTTGAGGTACCTTGAGTTGAGGCAAGCCTGATTGTAGCGGTGTCAAATTGTGCATCTAGCCAAAATTCCTGACCGTTACCTGATGCTCCCAAGTTCTCGAATTGATAAACCTCTACATCTACTTGATGCACTTTCCAGTAACACGTCTTAGAGTCACTGGTAGTGGGAACGAATCCCAAGAGACGTTTGTCGAGACGACCATTGAGCCATACGAATCCAATATTAGACTCCGTACGCTTGAGAACAATCGTGCTGCCATCCACTAATCCGGTCATATTTTGATGCTCCTGAAGCGTTAGGGTTTCATTTCTGGCTTGAACTTTTGTAGATTTCAGCGTTCATTGCTTGCTGTTCACCGTTTTAGTTTTTGAGCTTCATTCTGTCATTGCCGAAAAGTGCAATACTGAATGGTCAAAACCGGAAGTCCTGATTGTCCGAAACTGCTAATGATCTCATCGCAATTTTGCTTTCATATTGGAACCACTATGCAATTTACTGAGGTGACAGTGCATGAAATTTTTGATGGGTGTTGTGATCAGCGCGATCGTGATTCTCAGTGGTTGGTTTGTCCCCGCGATCGCTGCCAATGTCCCGAAGGGCGATCAGTCTTTCACTGAGTACGAAGCCTACTTACATCCCGCTCAAGAAGCTGATCCCGAACTCAATGTCCAATCCTACGCTTATGGAAAGTTGCGGTTCCCTAGTAATCTCAGTGCTGGGAAGTTTGACTTCCAAGTCACAGGTGTTGATGCCGAAAATGTCACCGCATTCCATATTCATTGCGGCACGCCAGGCGTTTTGGGACCGATTATCGTAGACTTTTCTCAGTTTGGGGATTTGAAACAAACGCTGAAATCAGGACAATTATCCGGCACGATCGCCAATAAGGGGCTAACCTTTGTCAAACAACTACCCATTCCACCCAAACCGGGTTCTGGAAAACTTACCTTGCCGCTTCCAGAAGGATGCCCCA is part of the Leptolyngbya boryana PCC 6306 genome and harbors:
- a CDS encoding response regulator, which gives rise to MIPDSSTNLLSLNILIVDDHRLLLNGTIELVRDRFPDAQILSAQTVQDAFVQAKAQALDLVIVDLSLPETTETTAHVEHGLGLLKHLMQTYPTLNLMVQSSNVKALIRLMPDMDAHQGGLTIADKSLSIDATLMRMEWAMQGLTHTKDLQTDLEVKPEWLEVLRLAFEEGLQDKAIAQTMHKSERMIRHYWSKIQDALAIYPEEGKNVRALTQIRARETGLLD
- a CDS encoding sensor histidine kinase, coding for MSILLDSQNALKRRVMLAVLSLNMFGAIIATILHRLEPHPSPLNLIAPPLLVICSLALLIRLYIVPQSLQQVMHVGFFLAVLLMIIPSWFFTLQAFLSPEMPLVGSLPPLISGLFLILMLMMIMLRPRRLIGVAILTWGAIALPILTYFIFHPVELTTLRGLDLAIALGPAMGVQIVLILFFNRLQDLVDRLYRERLQYYEQIIERQSIRQRAMEHAVTQIHNGPLQTLALLMRDVQKGRSTDLLQRLDALNAEIRAVGHSLTDPSEVETTEHILRLGEGTQIDLNHPLHHLFHEVYAVTLKRQLPHFKTIQVKVRNFAPLESSILTLDLKRDLCLWLEEALCNVGKHAQGVTRLTVTGQQCEDHYVLQVQDNGVGLDPALNPPEAKSCTLLAQRLAGTFQRTTLPKGGVLCKLSWACRPS
- a CDS encoding tetratricopeptide repeat protein, encoding MVSQSLLALLTASGTFTKSGEAGIENTLRRFHIPTYHLQEVKFLLALALLLGLFGTRSLLPNIAAGYLKQAIKAQQEKHLVLAQTYYQRALKLDPTHSQVHYYLGTLHEALQNSEEAQAAYQIAVRSGSEPAVNQLARLYLIKNQPDKAVSLLVNSIDQVQDADVKYALHKNLGWARFQQNWLTEAKTELQSAIAINAEAADAHCLMAQVLSNQKHLSDAKLEWQRCLATADSRLPEHDRWIQLGRQAQESLQRTPPLGNVVR
- a CDS encoding S8 family peptidase translates to MSETRFALRSSEGSSQLNWALDRLQIETCWQRGLTGAGVRIGHLDTGVDSKHPMLCDRIATFAQFDPWGDRVPNAQPWDSGNHGTHTAGLLCGEAMPSAHGNVSGIAPQAKLCSGMVIEGGHPLVRVLAGLDWLLDQQIRVLCLSLGVPGYNPLFEIVLARLRQQGVLTVCPIGNQGRRIACSPANYPGVLAVGAINDQDQVPGFSGSGVAIVAPGVHLLSAQPDGNFASQTGTSMAAAIVAGVAALLFQAKPTATVEEVEQALLKSCTPLPHLPPQRVGHGLINPIAAVEYLLNGKECDLAPFPISEIPHRVDPRLLRQLDAANLEDLIAAIALVSGNREPILQRLHRPPIQLKWIPSANAIALMATPDVLYALLDEPEVYFLSSTTIDPFYLG
- a CDS encoding DUF7910 domain-containing protein; amino-acid sequence: MTGLVDGSTIVLKRTESNIGFVWLNGRLDKRLLGFVPTTSDSKTCYWKVHQVDVEVYQFENLGASGNGQEFWLDAQFDTATIRLASTQGTSTSGTHWRVRQGTDGSFTFEAIGSSNTSRKFWLSVSNSSAELEPMPSIMLASQPMSWRVLRVPEPGIPLRSGEVELRTARGEVRLLTSDIASLAPLSVTSAFTQLRVGPETGVTLFSEGNFQGTSQPVLGAIADLKSTRLTSVPRSLKVWSTTGKPYTGKWAIKAPNGQYLSQAQSGVITTLPNPGTTELFAIQPLAPAANDQQQVKIMGEREAFASDLAASQGQPLTLVEEDLPNRRKFSLKVGSNRWISFQSIKLSGNLVISLRALNGQSVYVEGEKLFVNPAAESVVFFQMIRLDGNKVAFKHPNGQYFCAEGGGGKEVVANRSQIGPWETFELVQLIDNQVAIKASTGHYVSVQWSGKNQVFANRSAIGPSETFEMLWSGAFGVTNQAKNRAIFTRAIKFAENESQVGEVLPGEVALYENVSYWGKAWIFQSDVARFTDINGLNDQVSSIILGNQTGATIYKDTRYGLSTTTANSVEDWLTTAQNSQGILSLGDLTDKISVLQANLAEDVVEDTPSLLGSQIGNDAMSSLRIWRNLPPTQVGIDFTCCLSQDYKLNSDQTLQEFSSYRTILQFPIEVTSVDVWATDTTSIMVEDQVYVVNEERSVRLSPNQMQRLMITSKAEGINTPGLKIRTNTMQSFERIVIFPDKYAHGKLAEIPANGLWEAKDNAGNLLVDRSKFNQSQIAAVQTSIQNTLATVEYVSNSSDKYAVDRTVNPKKILNPWKLNLMRSGGIGTNRSNTTLPATTTLSQADFENLLTTATAQGGTLAQGIFSSVGNALSSAVSTASSVVVGVAKDVADTVTDVANDVIHVITETAGQVTTWVIDTAEKVGAFAEGLIQRIGVALEKFIEYLRFLFAWNDILETQRYLAEAIEVTLRSDRLTQMIADPLRDLVGNQRKTLKGDMEQQRRKSAQSSTSIKGDNKQPEALEWLFAKLTSITDGGAAGTDFPSDAKTDPAIAQVGNSFFQEFEQIQTTFLAGVESLGDAIAKLIANPSQPHKLLSALFALVSQVMDDFLDLLQSLLNDLIVVIPSILSQLLQFMQVEVNIPFVKALFRQISGGQPLTMLNLATLLLAIPVTVTSKLIWGRTPFHNEPKLALALDESANWSLTALIVDSVRGLCDVILDSQPERKEGQVTPKFMTLLEKFTVVLSLTSVVASIFIADTLNKKEGELSDADRWSIYLYIFRGSMLCLELFSLVCIHKYLKMTHKDKTQPIPFERLRRMNAGTMVLSSILGAIDMALSSVYVERSQASPAKDAANVTTTIPQTLSFLRLPILSDKAPQLPLVLAALDGVCYGYALVVGIVDLADG
- a CDS encoding CHRD domain-containing protein; amino-acid sequence: MKFLMGVVISAIVILSGWFVPAIAANVPKGDQSFTEYEAYLHPAQEADPELNVQSYAYGKLRFPSNLSAGKFDFQVTGVDAENVTAFHIHCGTPGVLGPIIVDFSQFGDLKQTLKSGQLSGTIANKGLTFVKQLPIPPKPGSGKLTLPLPEGCPSDINFPVQQVQTIAGLEALARKGALYFNLHTKGHEFYGELRGQIYPAKTR